The nucleotide sequence gtagtaatctgaaaaatgaagattgatttgtgaaaatgtgaaaacggagatgtttattttatatttgaaaaatatagttattgtaacgtcgtcagttgacgttaacaaccgttatgtatatatgaccgttgtaacgtcgttagttgacgttaacgaataaagtcactatatcaaaacgcgtatgagtaatataaaggacaagattttttttttttttttttttttttttttttgagtaattggttttttatttatagaaaaatgtacaatgagagtttggtggcatttggaatctagagagagagagtgtttttgttaaccaaaaaatacataccataaactctaactcaacacacctatttatattcaaaaaaatatactatgcaatatctataataataataaaattatcatccaattattacttttataacactttaacaattttacattgttttatgtataataataataataataataataataataataataataataataataatttaatttttaaaaaaaattatattgtaattttttattttaattttatttatataattaaattaaaatatttttaattaaatatTGGCCCGTGCAAGTGCAGTAGATCCGTAGAAGGAAGAAAAGAAAGAGATGGATGCGTAATACGTTAGATAACGCAAGCTGACGTCGATGTCTATATCTCAACACGTACTTCCTTCTCCTCCTCATATGTATAaataaatgtataaataaataaataaatacatcatacgtcagaagaagaagaagcagaTTCTAGTCAAGTGACCAAACAGTGACGGATCCAGAAAATTTTTTCACCGGGGAcgaattttttttaaaacgtaaggatttttttttttttgacaaaatatagAGGTTGTGGTGCAAAATATATAGTTTTTTGAACAAAATTTagaggtttttgagcaaaatacgaagatttttgggcaaaatatgaaggatTTAGAGCAAAAAAATATAAAGGGTTTGGGGGAAAAAAATTCCAACTAGgacaaaatcgaaaaaccgaaaaaatttgtactaaaatttcgaaatccaccggtGCGGCCCCCCACTCTAACACACTGAATCCGCCTCTGTGACCAAACACctttttttatttgtttaatttgcaaaaacaagaagaagaagaagaagaagaaagcaaGATGATGACGTTTAGAACACCGTCTCTAATTttacgatcatcatcatcatcaaccccTTTACCTTACAACAGCTCACGCATGAATCGCTCCAAATGTTCATCAGCTTCTCCTCATAATGGAAATGGATCATCGTCTTCATCTATGGTAATTAACCATATTTATTTGTGTTCTAGCTGCGCTTTAtcttcctttattattattaataaatttacgGTAATTGATCAACCCCAAAAATGAAGCTTTAGCTATAAGCTAAAGCTATTAGCTCTGAAAATAAGCTACTCCAAAAGCTTAAGCTTAAGCCATTATGTGTTTCTATGGATGGAATACTTTCTAATTGGCATGTTTGTGCGTATATGTGgcggctatttttttttttttttttttgtattagctTTTGGATGTTTATTTTTTGGGTGCTGCTTGTTGTTTAAGCAGTAGTTTTAGGGGTTGCAGCTGTTTTGTTGCCGTGGGTGGCATGTTTTAATGGGTAGTGGTTTATTGTTTAAGCAGCAGTTATAGTGGATGGAGTTTCAATTTGTAGTGGTTTATTGTTTAGATCCATTTGTATTTGTTTTCTTCAAATATCACTCAAGATTCACAAAGACGAAAGATTTAGGACGATTTCTATAGTTACATTGGTTATGTTTTAGTAGTTGTTTTTTGTAGTTTCAATTAATAGGGCAACTTGATCTTCGCAtccttttaattttaatttctgtttttcccCCAAAAAAAGATCTAATTACCTTGTTTTAATCTAAACAAGTGTGTTGGCAAAATGTGAtaacctattttttttttttatttatgaataGAAATGAATATGATATGATTATAATATGAATGGAGCAATTGTTGTTTCAGGGTGATGATTCATTCTTAAGGAGTGTGCTTACAAACATGGAACAAGTCTATTTAAATCGTAACCCGACTGCAAAGGCCATCTTGGAACTTGTCCGTTCTACCAATGTTGATCGAATTTGCTACGATCATCTTGCATACCGCACGTTTGGGGTAATAATTATTTTCTAATCCAAATCCTGCAGTCATCATTAAAATAAAATGCATTACTGATCAGTAGCTTGTGTTTGATGATAATATACGTGCAGGTCAACAATCAAGGGATCGAGTCAATTGCACAATTGTTCTTAGATTGTGGTTATACTCAAATGGATGAGCTTAGGTTTCCACAAAAGAAGTTAAAAGCTCACTGGTTTTCACCTCCCAAAAATGTTAATCCCGATGGTGGCAGTGGTGTTTATGGACCGTTGCCACGCGTTTTTATATCTGAACTTTTGGTGGATCAACTGAGTCAACAATCTCAGGTTTGGCTAAATCATAATGGCTAATCATCAACTTTAGTATTCTAGTGgctgtcgttaagatgcattaataTGTCATACATACATAGTGGTTGATATTGACTTTTTAATGGCGGTTATTGAGATGTACATGTCTTTTTTTGCATGTTAACGATAGCCCAAGGGCTGTCACTAGAAAAATCCTTAAATTATTAATCATTTTGTTTTTTTAATAGGAAATTATTCACAATTACACGGGGCTGTCTGGTTGTGGGCATAAGCACAGTGCTCTTGCAAGTGCCATTGGTTGTTTAACGTGGCCGAAGCCATCACATGCGGAGTTTCAAATGTTAGCTAGGTTAGTTTACGCTCCGTGCATTTATTTTTGCCTTGTTTGTTTATACAACAAAACTCATAGTATGATTAATGTAGAGAAAGCGAGTATGCTGCCTGGACTCTGGTCAATGGGTACACTTTGAATCATGTGACCATTTCAACCCATAGGCTCAAACCTCCTTTGAACAATATCGACAATCTTAACCGCTTCATTCAGGAGAACGGTTTCAAGCTGAACACTGAAGGGGGTGTTCTCAAAGGTTAGTCTTTTTTCCCCCTAATTTATATAATAGGAGGAGGAGAAATAACAAACTTGATGTGATTGAGTAAAATACAGAAGTTGTTAATATAATTTGGGTTTGGTTTGTGGCAGTGAGCCCAGATGGTCTACTTCTGCAAAGTTCAACAGTTGCAGACTCTAGAGAGTTTGAGTTTTCTGATGGATTcaaagattcacaagttcctgctTCATATATTGAGTTTGCGCAACGGCTTGTGTTGCCGCAATTTAAAGAC is from Rutidosis leptorrhynchoides isolate AG116_Rl617_1_P2 chromosome 10, CSIRO_AGI_Rlap_v1, whole genome shotgun sequence and encodes:
- the LOC139872305 gene encoding 2-oxoadipate dioxygenase/decarboxylase, chloroplastic/amyloplastic-like: MMTFRTPSLILRSSSSSTPLPYNSSRMNRSKCSSASPHNGNGSSSSSMGDDSFLRSVLTNMEQVYLNRNPTAKAILELVRSTNVDRICYDHLAYRTFGVNNQGIESIAQLFLDCGYTQMDELRFPQKKLKAHWFSPPKNVNPDGGSGVYGPLPRVFISELLVDQLSQQSQEIIHNYTGLSGCGHKHSALASAIGCLTWPKPSHAEFQMLARESEYAAWTLVNGYTLNHVTISTHRLKPPLNNIDNLNRFIQENGFKLNTEGGVLKVSPDGLLLQSSTVADSREFEFSDGFKDSQVPASYIEFAQRLVLPQFKDLPEEEVDEVHRRDGFEVGNADKIFESTSNIQLSKSA